The Helicoverpa zea isolate HzStark_Cry1AcR chromosome 2, ilHelZeax1.1, whole genome shotgun sequence DNA window TTCTTGATCTGTCCTCCATGATCCAGGTTGTATAAGTACTCCatcatcatcaaacatatcAATAGATCCGGGTGGTGTATAGATATGTAAAGAAGTAGAACTTCGTCTCAAGAAGTTATGTAGTAGTATACAAGTATATGTTATAAGGCGAGCCTTTTGTGGTTGTAATGGGATTGGTTTTCTAAACACTCTAAATCTGGCCGCCAATATACCAaaagtattttctaccactACCCGAGCTGAAGATAATCTTTTGTTGAATTCACGTTTTGCAGATCCTATGTTGTGCTGATCAGGATAGGGCTTCATTAAATGTTCTGACAGTGCAAAGGCTCCATCCCCCAAAAAAACGTAGGGCACATCAATGTTCGAACCTGGTAATGGATGCGGTGGTGGTAAATTTAAGCTGTTTGTACACATCTTGTTCCATAAAATACTATTTGTAAAAACTCCACCGTCACTTATTCTGCCTTGGCAACCAATGTCAGCAAACATGAAATTGTATTGACTATCAACTAATGCTAGTAATACTATACTGTAggttcttttataattatagtataCAGAACCAGAATTGAATGGACAGTCGAGAACAATATGTTTGCCGTCAATAGATCCAACCGCTCGAGGAAACTTCCTTGCAAATCCTCTTTCAATACGCAGCCACTCTTCTGGACAAGATGGTATCTGCAAAAaacataacatatataaaacCTTCATGTAAAAAACAGTATTTAAGTGCCTAAATGTATGTGTGTTTTTTTAGGAACGTGGAATAAAGGAGCCTAAAGAAGTAAATCTCGAAGCTATTAAAGAGAATGTtgaagaaatgaatgaaaatcgaAGTCAGTCTATTAACACCCAAAAAGACAGTGACCAGACAATCCACCGACGCAAAATCTCTTCAGAAGTGGTTGACGCAGGAAATGTCGTTAAAGACGCTCTTATCACCTTCAAATCCACGCTAAAAAGGAACCCATTACAGCCTATTCAGCAAGACGATGATTGCGATTTATACGGAAAACTATTAGCAAATAAGTTGCGAAAATTATCTGAAAAGAATAGATTGAAGTTGATGCACGACATTGATGGGATGTATTTACAATACCAATTTGATGACCCTTTAGTGATGACTCCATCGCCACCTCATTTTTATGAACCAAGAACAGGCACATCATCATCTACGCATTCAGAGCCTCCATTTCATTACGGGCAGGCGAATCAAAATACTTATTACCAAAATAGACAAGTAATATCAGCCCCACCTTCTAATATCATTATTCAATCGAACCGGCTAATTCGTACACCAGATTATCCTGTCCTTCATTTACCAGAGAACCAAGATGCAAACACATCTGATCATAATAATGATATAGTTCAGACAGCTTTTGACTTAAgttaaatacctactgaaattaccgaattttgtttttattgtctattgaattttgttattatatttggtTGATTTTGCAAAGTTATATTCTAGATTCTAAGTAGTTCTGTATATGcataataaaagtattaaattgATGTCCTTACTTTTATTTCATCCTCTAACACTTCACATAGGGCATGGCAAACTTCGGGtataatttttgatattatttgtggTGAAACTTTGAACAAAAAATGAAGGCTTTCAAAGTCATCTCCTGTTGCTAAGTATCTCAGTGTTATAGCGAGACGTATCTGGGCAGGAATAGCTTTTCGTAATTGGGTGTCTTGTTTTGAAATTCGTGTTGAAATTTGACTAAgcaaatattcaaaatcatttaatGACATCCGGGAAAACTTTTTGAATTCATCTGTAGGTTCTGCAACTAGTTCATTCAACTGCTCCTCCATGGTTGCACTGtaacaaaatacaaagttaTCAAGTATCAGATCCCACATCACAAGATATGTTACAGCGGCGTATTACATTTTAACTGTtattaaaactgtaattttatatAGCTAAAAgtgaatatatatttatttcacccATCTTGTACTACGTACTTACTATATCCTAAACTCTATGAGAAAGCATAATAAATTGGTACTTACCTGGTTCTGTTTCGGTGAATGGTGGTAATCCACCATCTCCGTTTTCTTTGCTTCTtttgaattgtttgttttttctttatggcGTAACTATAAATTGCTAAAGCGCAAAGTAGCCCCGCAGCTGCTGTAGTGGTTTCACTGTCCATAccgactacaaataaactatattGATTAAATGCTTGGCGTGCATACGCGTCAAGTGCGCGAACTATACTGAGAGCCCGGCGCGAACCTCTGCCAGTGTGGACAGTTGGCAGTTCTTGCTCCAATTCGCGCCGCGATTCGCGTCGCGATTGGCGCCGTGATTCGCGCGCGAGTGTGTAGATGGCTTATGATTCGATTTTCTTCAAACGTCTGCGTAAGTTCCCAAGGACTTTCAAGAGCGTGTTTTAGAATTCTGATTAAGACTGATATTGCTACAGTAATCTGTTTATGTTAACTGAAACCAAGTGTAGTTATGTGTTGCATTAATTTGAAACAAGATTAGTTTCATTTGTCATTAAAGTTTGTGTAAACCCCAAATTAATTTAGGTCCAACTTCAGCGCTGTAGCGTGGCTGATGCCAACTTGATAGCGTCTTGAAAGACCATTAGTCTTGAACGTAGCTTAGGCTTATTTACCGAGCTATCTATCAATAATTTGCTCCATCAAAGTCTCCCTCTTCATTAGCAATTAGGATGTGATGTGGTGTCATCGTTTAGCGCATGCGTACCTATTTCCCTAGCTATAGCTGAGCGGTACAGTCGGATACAAGTGTCGCTAACGAGGACGTTATTAGAGCACGGGTGTTCCGCCCTATACATATGTACGTACGTTCACACGTGCAAATACTCTGCTACCTAGAAGAGCGTTCGCAACTGATTGCTCAATTAAGTTCAGCacaaaatcatcaatcaatcgCAAGCCGTGCTCAGTTGACCTTTGATTGATTCGCTCATTATACTACGCTGAGGTTGTTAACCGAACTCCGAAGAGTGTATTAGCGTATCGTAATTGTGTAGCTACAGTTTTGTAGAAAAATAGCGCAGCGCAACATTAGcattacaaaaactttaaaaacttttcaCTTTTCTTAGTTGCGCAAGATGTTTCAAGATGtcgaattttaattttagacgTGACTTGGTTTTATTTCTCGGAAATAGGTTGTAGTTACAGTCACGTCGGTGTTTTACATAATTACCACGCAATATTTTTgtactataaaaataagtcaGAGAAAGGTTTCTAGGTTGAGATTTAGTTAGAATTTACATTGAAATCTGTCGTGTGGTGTAACAGGCCATCGTTAGtgggtagttgtcaattgtttgttgcCATGCATGTACTGTAGGATTTGCTCGGAAAACTCGCTAGTGGGAAATCGCATTAAGACCACGTACGCCGTTAAATGTATAAGCTTATTTAGGAGAAAAACTTTTACCTGGAAGTCATTAACAGCTTATTATTGATTAATCATAATGCTTAAAtgatatatttatatgtaacagtaattacatatttttacacactttttaaacaattatataTCTTATTACTATAAATTAGAGTTCTAAATCACTTGCAAGTTGTTAAAGTCATATGTCACATTACACTCGCATGATAACGACACGCACGTTGCTTTGTTACCGTGTACACTTACCGGCACAAAAAGGTATGATTGATGCAAACCCAGTGAGAGACGCTTAAAGCCCGAAGCGATTCCTCACTCAGCTCCTAATGTTGTGATTTTTAAAAACGTGGGAAAAGACCTTTATGTAACGATATTTTCTCTCCGTTTTTCTGCAACATGCGCCACGATTGGGTTCACTCAATGCAGTGCACTTGAATTGGTTAGACTGTAGCTATTCTACTGATTATTGTAATAGCATATTATTCGAAAACTTAAGTAACCTTCCGCATAATCTGTTGAAGCtcgattttatttaatatttcgtcAACATCAGAATAATAAaagcaaagttattttttatcgttatttaaacacaaaatcgCTTTTCAAAACACCATAAACTGAACCATATATAATTAAATCTGTATACAAGTAATCcattatttgtgatttgtaCTTAATGGATTTTTAGACCTTTATAAGACCTTTGCCTCTGGTACCTtcgaattaattatattttcccaTGACGATGTATGCCCTTGTATGAGGCTTAGCGGTTTATAATATCGTTCAATTTTTATAATCCTCTTTATCTCAGTCCCTCAAAGGTGAGGTATCTGAAAATACGTGCAGAAAATACAATGCGTCAATGTTTTTCTGCGTTTAAATCCACGGATAAGGCTATAAAATTGGAACACTCacatatttttaatacctaTAGTGTATTTACCTATCTTATGTTGTCCATTATCTAATGTTGCATTGCGCTGATATTCCGAAGTACTCTTTATTGTCGATCGGGGCTGTGCACTATAAAAAAGCACTAGAGCCACTTCAATTGCCCCGCGGTAACGTGCGGTCGTTAAAATGGTGGTTCTCTAATGACTATTTCATTCTGATTTACGAATGCAGACCGCTTCAAAAGCCTCACCCCTCTCGATATAACTCACCACAGTGCTCACCCCATTATCACTGAACCGCGAAAACTCATCTCAAATTACGCATCGAAAAAAGCAATAAGCAATTGTTTCTATCCGAATGTATTACTGAGACTCAcgttttttgttcttttttttattctaaagcgATAAAATTGGCTCGGGATTCCGGAAGCAATCGCATGAAAGACTCCCGGATTACAATATCGGCAGGTGAGATGAATACGCTGGGAAGCAATAAGGAACTTTCTCGCATTACTCGAGGgcccggcggcggcgcgtgAAACGATCCCACAGTGTAAACTCGCAACTTGATTGTACCGCCGGGATCGAGTCCACCACAACCATGTTTTGTTTCCGCAGATATATGCTGTTATTGGCTGCAACTGCGGAAAACTTTGACGTTTTACATGCCTTGGTCATGTGCACTTGTGCTGAATTCGTAGCGACATGGtaaaaatgagatttttttaaacgatGGAGAATGAGGACTGCTCATTTATCTACTCATGATAATTGTTGTGACAGCTTTTCATTCAAAACGTGATGCAAATTAATGATTGCGACAGAAACTGCAATTTAAACATATAGTCCACGCATTAAATCAAACAATGATCGCAGCACATTGCCGATGAAATCCTAGTTGAGCGTAATTCCGTGAATCAGTCCGATCAATGGCCAAAATCGTACAATGGTTTTAACACAAAATTCGATAACCGTACACCTGTAAACCCTTCACGTGCTGGACTAATTGCTGTAGATTGATCGCGGAACATGAGTGTGGCTCGAATTTCACGACAATACCGTCCATTACGAGGTTTATTCGTCCATAATTTAGAGATAGGTTGGTGTAGCTGCAGGCGAACTAATGGGCTGGCTGTCACACTTCGTTATTCAATTTGAATACGTCGAAAGGACGACTGAACAAACAGAGGTACAACAAACGACGTGACACCTTGTTACCCGTCAGTGGGTAATCCGTCTCTGAAACTATTATTGTTTCTCTGCACATTTGTTGCTTTTATAGATATCTTTAGAGTGGTTGTCTGCGGGGTAAAGCGATCCCATTTAGTTACTCATCTACTGTCGCTTAGGGGTTATTGTCTAAATAGCAGCGCTCATAGCGCCATTCTCTGAGTCTGACGCGCTGTCGTCGAATATCTTAGCCTAGCTTTAATATTAATCTGCCACGAAAGCACGCGTCTAATGTATATCATATATGCTCGAAATAGGATGTAATAGTAAATTAACCGTCACACGCCGCTTTTATCGCCGGCCATACTACTAATAACTTGCGGTCTCAAATAGTGACGTGACACAAGTGGCTATTGGCGTGGTGGCGGGCGGAATTGCTTATTGCCTGCCAAGCGACACCCTTGCCCACAACTACATATATTACCAAGATCCTGAACAGTGACAGTTTCCACTGAACACTGGAAATTACGCTTGAGTACTAAGTAGCACCCGTGTGTTTACTTGACGGCTTAGAAGTCTGTGTATTGATGTAATTACCAAGCTTCATTTCTAATGTACGGTCTCTTTAATTATAGCTTTAGTTATTTGTGTAAGGTAGATAATCTTAGTGGTTTAATGTTATACTCAGGTCTCTAAATCAAATTAATGATACGTTGTCTGTACGTAGttactatttagtaatctgtggtgcCATGTAGGTACAACAACTAGTAGTACAACAAGCTATGTTGTAACTGTGTCCaaatactaaaaataagtaCTAATTATTGTAGAAGTATACCTAAcctaatctaaataaatatcctCGTTTTATGGATCAATGAGAAGTTTCAAGAGTTgaagaaaattactttattaaacACTGCGTTATGCCGACTCAGTTTTGCATATACCGGTACAAAaggtttgtaagtttgtataacTTTTAAAAGGAGAAATCGAGtacttaagataaaaaaaaacccgTGGGCTCCCTCGGGAAACTTtcaataaaagcttttataacaAGATGGTGATCTTTCCCTTTCTTTCGTTGCAAAGATAAACGTCAATTCACAAATCGCATAAAAGTTTTCTAAACTCCTTGATTGATCACGACTGTTATAAGGGACTTTTTTCAATTCTCTTGATATATCTACAGGTTCATCAACgcatgaaaatatttcaaatagacAGAAATAAATAACGGATATTCGTATCAGTAACGTTTAGACGGAGTGAGGTATGAACGAATGAGCATTTTACATCTTAAATTGCTCCCAGGCATAGTCAGTACATACGATACATAAAGCACAACCAAAATGAAATGTTTAAGaacacattatttattataagctTGACAAATGAAAAGCTAATCTTTACATAGAAGGtaattaaagtacctacatgGACAAATTATATCaacaatattttctataattttataacagtgcaatattaaatcatcaaaataaCAAATCCAATCGTTTGCCGTCACAAAGACCGCAATGCAGAAGTGGAATGTGGCTGGTCACGTTTGTCGCCACTCAAAGGTATGCGTCCGAAACAATTGCGTCCACTTCTACACGACACATGACACGGCCGATGGATTAAGGGTGAACTTCCATCAACCCCACTTTAAAAAACAGGAAAATATAGACGAATATTTTTTGGCGGattattatgattttatcaTCGTCAGATATCACGTTATATACCTAGgttaaataagttatttctgtaataaaaatataaaaaactcaCGCTGACATTTCAGCACGCACACAACCATGCACACCAATACAATCATAGTAAACGACAATGATATAAACGATAATAGTGTAGTAATATGAGCTTAAACAATACCGGGTTTAGACTGTACAGGTATTTCGTCGTAATTCCATCAATGCAGGTGTACGTTTGTTCCTGATATTCGTATCTAAGTACACAGGTACGTAATACCGCTAAGTAGCCGTCTCAGTGACGAGCCGCGCTTTTGCGAACCTAATAGCGATTTCAGTTTAGAGGTAATATCGTTAGCGGCATAGTGCTGCATTAGCCCCATTGGATATTGGATGTCGTAATCAGTTTAATATAACACAGACAGCTAAGTGCGATCTTTGATATCACCATTTTGTAACAACATTGCTGAAATACTCCATTCTAAATAGATCCCCgcgatatttaattaaatatctcaTAAATTTGTcgttttaatatgaaaagtAGAAGATAATTCATTAAGTAGCGTTATAATATCTCCTACTGAGAGCCTCTTCAAATCTTGGAGAGGCGCGTTACCATAATCTCAGCTATTAGACAACCCCTTAAAATATACTGACTggcattattttaatgaattttgaatGAGTTGCTGTCAATCATTATGTAAAATCCATAAAGCTTTTCCCCTTATTTACGAAGCGGGTCTTTAGTCTACGGTTACATCTGCGAGGCaggtatttttataatgtaatattttgtattttttcacaaactttttttttaatggtccctacattaaaataaagatattcATCCACTTAATGCTTCTACGCGACTTTGATGAATACGAACAATAATAGAATTTACTTTTAAGAgtgaaaataaattcttttCACGCGCATAATAAATCAGAAACTGTTAAAAGAATACAACGAACTTAAAGGAACGATTCTTTCACGAGAAATGTTGGTTTGAAACTTCAACTGCGCGCACTTTGCCGAGGGAGTCGGAAAATGTTTTTGGCATTTTCTTAGAGCGGTCTATAGTAACAATCTAACACAGGACAAAGTGAGA harbors:
- the LOC124642929 gene encoding uncharacterized protein LOC124642929, translating into MDSETTTAAAGLLCALAIYSYAIKKKQTIQKKQRKRRWWITTIHRNRTSATMEEQLNELVAEPTDEFKKFSRMSLNDFEYLLSQISTRISKQDTQLRKAIPAQIRLAITLRYLATGDDFESLHFLFKVSPQIISKIIPEVCHALCEVLEDEIKIPSCPEEWLRIERGFARKFPRAVGSIDGKHIVLDCPFNSGSVYYNYKRTYSIVLLALVDSQYNFMFADIGCQGRISDGGVFTNSILWNKMCTNSLNLPPPHPLPGSNIDVPYVFLGDGAFALSEHLMKPYPDQHNIGSAKREFNKRLSSARVVVENTFGILAARFRVFRKPIPLQPQKARLITYTCILLHNFLRRSSTSLHIYTPPGSIDMFDDDGVLIQPGSWRTDQENTSAFRNLRRVPRRSANNATEIRNEFTKYLSNI
- the LOC124642935 gene encoding uncharacterized protein LOC124642935 — protein: MSNVWSNELELTFIECFRAEPVLWDINLKDYKNKLKTHDAWMRISTVMEIPIDELKKKKGSLMSSYRSYKGKVKKSVQSGAGADEIYQPIWFAYEAMDAFLGDTLKCKKSMNTERGIKEPKEVNLEAIKENVEEMNENRSQSINTQKDSDQTIHRRKISSEVVDAGNVVKDALITFKSTLKRNPLQPIQQDDDCDLYGKLLANKLRKLSEKNRLKLMHDIDGMYLQYQFDDPLVMTPSPPHFYEPRTGTSSSTHSEPPFHYGQANQNTYYQNRQVISAPPSNIIIQSNRLIRTPDYPVLHLPENQDANTSDHNNDIVQTAFDLS